A genomic stretch from Candidatus Nitrososphaera gargensis Ga9.2 includes:
- a CDS encoding luciferase domain-containing protein has translation MEESASEVAKRELLNWPGVTVHDHRFGGLEFRVNGREMGHIHGDELADLPLPKDISRKLIAQGKVSPHHFIPQSGWISYYINGTADIPGLIELFRMQYERMTSYGKKSKSAPATTPVSSAQTP, from the coding sequence ATGGAAGAATCTGCAAGCGAAGTGGCCAAGCGCGAGCTACTCAACTGGCCCGGCGTGACGGTGCACGATCATCGCTTTGGCGGGCTCGAATTCCGAGTCAACGGAAGGGAGATGGGGCACATACATGGAGACGAGCTGGCAGACCTGCCGCTTCCAAAAGACATAAGCAGAAAACTCATTGCTCAGGGCAAGGTCTCGCCGCACCACTTTATCCCCCAGTCTGGGTGGATAAGCTACTACATCAACGGAACGGCCGACATTCCCGGCCTGATAGAACTGTTCAGGATGCAGTACGAGCGCATGACAAGCTATGGCAAAAAGAGCAAGTCTGCCCCTGCTACTACTCCCGTATCCTCAGCTCAAACTCCCTGA